A genomic stretch from Erwinia sp. E_sp_B01_1 includes:
- a CDS encoding LacI family DNA-binding transcriptional regulator: MSIQKIARMAGVSVATVSRVLNNSDSVKEANREKVLQAIKASNYQPNLLARQLRTSRSSMVLVLVSNISNPFCAEVVKGIEAQAEKNGYRILLCNSGSDIERSRSSLQMLAGKMVDGIITMDAFSKLPDLARLIGEMPWVQCAEYADEGEISCVGINDIEAAQQVVGYLAEKGCQRIALINHDLSYKYAQLREQGYKAALERGQLNWQAIAYASELSFSAGKQAMASLLEQEEKPDAVFAVSDTLAAGAMSVIQQAGLRVPEDIAVVGFDGTELAEMTSPPLTTLAQPSRDIGRQAFMLLLQKIDSPASGAERVMLDWQLIRRASA; this comes from the coding sequence ATGTCCATTCAAAAAATCGCCCGAATGGCGGGTGTCTCAGTTGCTACGGTTTCGCGGGTGCTGAATAACAGCGACTCAGTGAAGGAAGCCAACCGGGAAAAGGTTCTGCAGGCCATCAAAGCAAGTAATTACCAACCTAACTTACTTGCCCGTCAGCTCCGTACTTCGCGCAGTTCTATGGTGCTTGTTCTGGTATCCAATATCTCCAATCCGTTTTGTGCCGAAGTGGTTAAAGGAATAGAAGCCCAGGCCGAAAAGAACGGCTACCGCATTTTGCTGTGCAACTCCGGCTCGGATATTGAGCGCTCCCGATCCAGCCTGCAAATGCTGGCAGGTAAAATGGTGGATGGCATCATTACTATGGATGCCTTCAGTAAACTGCCGGATCTGGCCCGCCTGATAGGTGAGATGCCCTGGGTTCAGTGTGCAGAATATGCTGACGAGGGGGAGATTTCCTGCGTTGGCATCAATGATATTGAAGCCGCACAGCAGGTGGTGGGGTATCTGGCGGAGAAAGGCTGCCAGCGGATCGCGTTGATCAACCACGATCTGAGCTACAAATATGCCCAGCTTCGTGAACAGGGTTATAAGGCCGCCCTGGAACGAGGCCAGCTAAACTGGCAAGCCATCGCTTACGCCAGCGAGTTAAGTTTCAGCGCGGGAAAGCAGGCGATGGCATCGCTACTGGAGCAGGAAGAAAAGCCGGATGCTGTTTTCGCCGTGTCCGATACGCTGGCAGCAGGCGCGATGTCGGTGATCCAGCAGGCTGGTCTCCGTGTACCTGAAGATATTGCGGTGGTGGGGTTCGATGGAACCGAACTGGCAGAGATGACTTCACCGCCACTGACCACGCTTGCGCAGCCTTCCCGGGATATTGGCCGTCAGGCCTTTATGCTGCTTCTGCAAAAAATCGACAGCCCGGCATCAGGCGCAGAACGGGTCATGCTGGACTGGCAGCTTATCAGGCGGGCCAGTGCCTGA
- a CDS encoding Gfo/Idh/MocA family oxidoreductase, with translation MIQVGIIGTGFIGPAHLEALRRLGNIQVVALCESSQASAEKRALQLNVPHAYGDVATFLQHPGLEVVHNCTPNHLHAEINRQVLRAGKHLFSEKPLCMTLDEAHELVELAEQAGVVHGISFVYRQFAMVQQAASMIRQGELGRLFSAQGSYLQDWMLQETDYNWRVEAAKGGPSRAMADIGSHWCDTIQFVTGRKIVEVMADLSIVWPTRKANVSGSSTFSAHQEQAVYEDREVTTEDMGFVLIRFDDGSKGSFSVSQVSAGRKNRLNLEVSGSEASVAWDQETPQQLWTGKRHQPNQLLSDDPALLNSDIADRAHFPGGHIEGWPDAFRNMMQQYYAAVAKGTPPAPGEAGFATFHEGAQVMAVIEAIVQSHRQQRWIRV, from the coding sequence ATGATCCAGGTCGGTATTATTGGCACCGGCTTTATCGGGCCTGCTCACCTTGAAGCTTTACGCCGCCTGGGTAACATCCAGGTGGTGGCGCTTTGCGAGTCCAGCCAGGCCAGCGCTGAGAAACGAGCGCTACAGCTTAATGTGCCGCACGCCTACGGCGATGTAGCGACCTTCCTTCAGCACCCCGGGCTGGAAGTTGTGCATAACTGCACGCCAAATCATCTCCATGCTGAAATCAACCGTCAGGTTCTGCGGGCGGGCAAGCATCTCTTCTCAGAAAAACCGCTTTGTATGACTCTGGATGAGGCTCACGAGCTGGTGGAACTGGCCGAACAGGCCGGTGTAGTACATGGCATCAGCTTTGTTTATCGCCAGTTTGCTATGGTGCAACAGGCGGCCAGCATGATCAGGCAGGGCGAGCTGGGACGACTGTTCTCAGCGCAGGGAAGCTATCTGCAGGACTGGATGCTGCAAGAGACAGATTACAACTGGCGGGTAGAGGCGGCTAAAGGCGGGCCATCGCGGGCAATGGCCGATATTGGCTCACACTGGTGTGACACCATACAGTTTGTCACTGGCCGAAAAATTGTCGAGGTCATGGCGGATCTGTCGATTGTCTGGCCCACGCGCAAAGCCAACGTCAGCGGATCCTCTACCTTCAGTGCGCATCAGGAGCAGGCAGTTTATGAAGATCGCGAGGTGACGACCGAAGATATGGGCTTTGTCCTGATCCGGTTTGATGACGGCAGCAAAGGCAGCTTCAGCGTTTCGCAGGTTTCGGCAGGGCGCAAAAATCGCCTGAATCTGGAGGTCAGCGGCAGCGAGGCTTCTGTGGCCTGGGATCAGGAAACGCCGCAGCAGCTCTGGACAGGCAAACGGCATCAGCCCAATCAGCTCCTCTCTGACGATCCCGCTTTACTGAACAGCGACATTGCCGACCGGGCACATTTTCCCGGCGGCCATATTGAAGGCTGGCCGGATGCCTTCCGCAATATGATGCAGCAGTACTATGCCGCTGTAGCAAAAGGAACACCTCCTGCCCCCGGAGAAGCCGGGTTTGCCACTTTCCACGAAGGTGCTCAGGTGATGGCAGTAATTGAGGCTATAGTCCAGAGCCATCGCCAACAGCGCTGGATCAGGGTTTGA
- a CDS encoding sugar phosphate isomerase/epimerase yields MKTLKGPGIFLSQFISESAPFNSLEGLAQWASSLGYKALQIPCNHQAIFDLSLAANSQTYCDEVSGMLASYGLSVSELSTHLEGQLIAVHPAHDVAFDGFAPEQVRGDNAKRTAWAIDRVKLAAKASASLGLTAHATFSGSLAWPYLYPWPPHNPVLFEEAFAELARRWEPVLNEFDRHGVDVCYEIHPGEDLHDGVTFERFLALVNNHPRCNMLYDPSHLHLQHIDYLQYIDIYHQRIKAFHVKDAEYLPNGRSGVYGGYQRWIDRAGRFRSPGDGQIDFKGIFSKLAQYDYGGWAVLEWECCLKESDAGAREGAEFIKRHIIPVAGRAFDDFAAQGSSSDVRAQLGLDNGRMK; encoded by the coding sequence GTGAAAACGTTAAAAGGACCTGGTATTTTTCTGTCGCAGTTTATCAGTGAGAGTGCGCCCTTTAATTCGCTGGAAGGGCTGGCACAGTGGGCATCTTCTCTGGGATATAAAGCGTTGCAGATCCCCTGTAACCATCAGGCGATATTCGATCTTTCTCTGGCGGCAAACAGCCAGACTTATTGTGACGAGGTCAGCGGGATGCTGGCCAGTTATGGCCTGTCGGTCAGCGAATTATCCACCCATCTGGAGGGGCAGTTGATTGCTGTCCATCCGGCGCATGATGTTGCTTTTGATGGGTTTGCCCCGGAACAAGTCAGAGGCGATAACGCAAAACGCACGGCGTGGGCTATCGACAGGGTGAAGCTGGCAGCCAAAGCCTCTGCCAGTCTGGGGCTGACTGCCCATGCCACCTTTTCTGGCTCGCTGGCCTGGCCCTATCTCTATCCGTGGCCGCCACACAATCCTGTTCTGTTTGAGGAAGCGTTTGCCGAGCTGGCACGGCGCTGGGAACCCGTGCTGAACGAGTTTGATCGGCACGGCGTGGATGTCTGTTACGAGATCCACCCTGGTGAAGATCTGCATGACGGGGTGACGTTCGAACGTTTTCTGGCGCTGGTGAACAACCATCCGCGCTGCAATATGCTGTACGATCCAAGCCATCTCCATCTGCAACACATTGATTATCTTCAGTACATCGACATTTACCATCAACGAATCAAAGCCTTCCACGTTAAGGATGCCGAATATCTGCCGAATGGCCGCAGCGGGGTTTATGGTGGTTACCAGCGCTGGATCGACCGCGCCGGACGTTTCCGGTCACCCGGCGACGGCCAGATCGATTTCAAAGGGATATTCAGCAAGCTGGCGCAATATGATTACGGCGGCTGGGCAGTTCTGGAGTGGGAATGCTGCTTAAAAGAGAGCGACGCAGGCGCACGAGAGGGCGCGGAATTTATAAAACGCCACATTATCCCGGTGGCCGGACGCGCTTTTGATGATTTCGCCGCGCAGGGATCCTCATCTGATGTTCGTGCGCAGCTTGGGCTGGATAACGGGAGGATGAAATGA
- a CDS encoding MFS transporter has translation MVSTTQPTRQAVVTQRMLVPRLSLMMFMQFFIWGSWSVTLGLVMTQHNMSLLIGDAFSAGPIASILSPFVLGMLVDRFFPSQKVLAVMHLAGAVILWFVPQALIAENGALLIGLLFGYTLCYMPTLALTNNIAFHSLANTEKSFPVVRVFGTIGWIVAGIFIGVAGISASVSIFTLAAICSVILAVYSLTLPHTPAPAKGLPFKVRDMFCADAFALLKTRHFFIFALCATLISVPLGTYYAFTASWLADAGVENVSTVMSFGQMSEIFFMLVIPLLFRRLGVKYMLLIGMVAWFVRYALFAMGMNEEGRTLIYLGILLHGVCYDFFFVVGYIYTDRIAGEKVKGQAQSMVVMFTYGIGMLLGSQISGALYNNLVAGQVSAQNWALFWWIPAVSAAVIALIFFFSFKYKE, from the coding sequence ATGGTGTCTACAACGCAACCTACCCGTCAGGCAGTGGTCACCCAGCGGATGCTGGTACCACGCCTGTCATTGATGATGTTTATGCAATTTTTTATCTGGGGAAGCTGGTCAGTGACCCTGGGGCTGGTGATGACTCAGCACAATATGTCGCTGCTGATAGGCGATGCGTTTTCTGCCGGGCCAATCGCCTCCATTCTTTCACCTTTTGTACTGGGTATGCTGGTCGACCGCTTTTTTCCGTCGCAAAAAGTGCTGGCGGTGATGCATCTGGCGGGCGCGGTGATCCTGTGGTTTGTGCCGCAGGCATTGATAGCTGAAAACGGCGCGCTGCTGATCGGGCTGCTGTTCGGCTACACGCTCTGCTACATGCCAACGCTGGCTCTGACCAACAACATTGCCTTTCACAGCCTGGCAAACACGGAAAAAAGTTTCCCGGTGGTGCGGGTATTCGGCACCATTGGCTGGATTGTGGCGGGGATATTTATTGGCGTGGCCGGAATTTCCGCCAGCGTCTCAATCTTTACCCTGGCAGCCATCTGCTCGGTAATACTGGCCGTCTACAGCCTGACATTGCCCCACACGCCTGCACCGGCTAAAGGCCTGCCGTTCAAAGTGCGCGACATGTTCTGCGCCGATGCTTTTGCGCTGCTGAAAACCCGCCACTTCTTTATTTTTGCCCTCTGCGCCACGCTGATCTCTGTCCCCCTTGGTACCTACTATGCCTTTACCGCCTCCTGGCTGGCCGATGCAGGCGTGGAAAACGTCAGCACCGTGATGTCCTTCGGACAGATGTCTGAAATCTTCTTCATGCTGGTGATCCCGCTGCTGTTCCGTCGCCTGGGTGTGAAGTACATGCTGCTGATTGGCATGGTCGCCTGGTTTGTGCGTTATGCGCTGTTTGCTATGGGCATGAACGAAGAGGGGCGCACGCTGATTTATCTGGGGATCCTGCTGCACGGGGTCTGTTACGACTTCTTCTTTGTGGTGGGCTACATCTACACCGACCGCATCGCAGGCGAGAAGGTCAAAGGTCAGGCACAGAGCATGGTGGTGATGTTCACTTATGGCATCGGCATGCTGCTTGGCTCGCAAATTTCGGGCGCACTTTACAACAATCTGGTGGCCGGGCAGGTATCGGCCCAGAACTGGGCGCTTTTCTGGTGGATCCCTGCCGTATCGGCAGCGGTAATCGCCTTAATTTTCTTCTTCTCGTTTAAATATAAAGAGTAA
- a CDS encoding LysR family transcriptional regulator, translating into MNTLQDLDLRQLEAFAAVISAGNVTAAAKVLARSQPTVSRLIQELELSLGYPLFIRNGPRIHPTEEALQLHQYVQRALLSLQQIRLRAHEIGHQQHRPLNIATTPALAAGLLPQALALLGLQNKVQIVSQSAEQTTHAVITAEADIGLCSLPLDHHAVDLHWIGQSRCAVALQAEDPLANEAEIPLTSLAGRRLIAPWNPLRLRGRFEKALKKLKVPPHEMIETNSSANMLACVRAGLGVAIIEPVTAWGMPLEGVTIRPLREEIPYFFGVITPLGRQLSPAAVSLVEALEAAAEKLLPAFRRLPASEHQRVMLLINSH; encoded by the coding sequence ATGAACACTTTACAAGACCTTGATTTACGACAGCTTGAGGCATTTGCGGCGGTGATTTCTGCCGGTAACGTGACGGCGGCAGCAAAAGTGCTGGCGCGTTCGCAGCCTACGGTCTCTCGTCTGATTCAGGAACTGGAACTCTCTCTCGGTTATCCTCTGTTTATACGCAATGGCCCCCGGATCCATCCAACCGAAGAGGCTCTGCAACTGCATCAGTATGTGCAGAGAGCGCTACTTTCTCTGCAGCAGATCCGTCTGCGTGCCCATGAAATTGGTCACCAACAGCATCGCCCCCTGAACATCGCCACTACTCCGGCGCTGGCAGCCGGGCTGTTGCCCCAGGCGCTCGCGCTGTTGGGATTACAGAATAAGGTGCAGATTGTCAGTCAGTCTGCCGAGCAGACTACCCATGCGGTGATCACGGCTGAGGCCGACATTGGCTTGTGCAGCCTGCCGCTGGACCATCATGCGGTAGACCTGCACTGGATTGGGCAGTCCCGTTGCGCGGTGGCACTTCAGGCAGAAGATCCTCTGGCAAACGAGGCTGAAATCCCGCTGACGAGTCTGGCTGGCCGCCGTCTGATTGCGCCCTGGAATCCCCTTCGCTTGAGAGGGCGTTTCGAGAAAGCGCTGAAGAAGCTTAAGGTGCCGCCGCATGAAATGATTGAAACCAACTCTTCGGCTAACATGCTGGCGTGCGTGCGTGCCGGTCTTGGTGTGGCAATCATTGAGCCGGTCACGGCCTGGGGAATGCCGCTGGAGGGCGTCACCATTCGTCCGCTGAGAGAGGAGATCCCCTATTTCTTTGGTGTAATCACACCGCTTGGGCGTCAGCTTTCGCCCGCTGCGGTCTCATTAGTGGAAGCACTTGAGGCTGCGGCAGAAAAACTCTTACCTGCGTTCAGGCGCCTGCCCGCATCGGAACATCAGCGCGTGATGTTGCTGATTAACAGCCATTAA
- a CDS encoding peroxidase-related enzyme (This protein belongs to a clade of uncharacterized proteins related to peroxidases such as the alkylhydroperoxidase AhpD.), with protein MIPMVSLKPLHWHPYIAPVEVDQATPAQLDAMKVTPSNKKISEYVRTLAHDPESYVARTVLFNAIMYVEGGLDRADRELGALGASIVNGCKYCAVVHARRHAQLTKDEKVVSALWFDKAELLGPRDAAIYRFARRLSVTPSQATAEDVAQLREAGLEEVEIIDLIHAIAIFGWANRLMHVLGHATVGK; from the coding sequence ATGATCCCGATGGTCAGCCTGAAGCCCCTGCACTGGCATCCTTATATTGCGCCTGTCGAAGTTGACCAGGCGACGCCAGCCCAGCTGGATGCGATGAAAGTGACCCCTTCAAACAAGAAAATTTCAGAATATGTGCGCACGCTGGCCCACGATCCTGAAAGTTACGTCGCCCGTACGGTGTTGTTTAACGCCATTATGTATGTTGAAGGTGGCCTTGACCGTGCGGATCGTGAACTGGGCGCATTAGGCGCATCCATCGTTAACGGCTGCAAATATTGTGCAGTGGTTCACGCCCGTCGCCATGCGCAACTCACTAAAGACGAAAAAGTGGTCAGTGCGCTCTGGTTCGACAAAGCTGAACTGCTTGGCCCAAGAGATGCCGCAATTTACCGTTTTGCCCGCCGTCTGTCGGTCACGCCTTCACAGGCCACGGCAGAAGATGTGGCGCAACTGCGTGAAGCAGGCCTGGAGGAAGTCGAGATCATCGATTTGATCCACGCTATTGCCATTTTCGGCTGGGCTAACCGCCTGATGCATGTGCTTGGCCATGCCACCGTCGGGAAATAA
- a CDS encoding amino acid ABC transporter ATP-binding protein → MLELNNIKLSYGNNEILKGVNLSVKRGDVVSIIGPSGTGKTTLLRCINYLAKPTSGTITLDNIRMDYQSADKSSVQAIRLRTAMVFQQFNVFKNMTVIENIMDPLVVVQRKSREEAREIARQELERVGLSAKQDNYPSQLSGGQLQRTGIARALAVRPDVILFDEPTSSLDPELVGEVLKVIKEVTSSGITSLLVTHEMQFAKNISNRIVFMDQGVVAAEGSPSEIFDRPTLPRLAQFLNSERVLY, encoded by the coding sequence ATGCTTGAACTCAATAACATCAAACTGTCCTACGGCAACAACGAGATCCTCAAAGGCGTCAACCTGTCGGTAAAACGTGGCGATGTGGTATCCATTATCGGTCCCAGCGGCACGGGCAAAACTACCCTGCTGAGATGTATCAACTATCTGGCTAAACCCACGTCCGGCACCATTACGCTCGACAATATCCGCATGGATTACCAGTCTGCGGATAAAAGTTCGGTTCAGGCGATCCGCCTGCGTACCGCTATGGTGTTTCAGCAATTTAACGTCTTTAAAAACATGACGGTAATTGAAAACATCATGGACCCGCTGGTTGTGGTACAGCGTAAGTCCAGAGAAGAAGCCCGCGAAATTGCGCGACAGGAGCTGGAGCGCGTGGGGCTTTCCGCAAAACAGGATAACTACCCGTCGCAGCTTTCGGGTGGGCAGTTACAGCGTACCGGCATTGCGCGGGCGCTGGCCGTGCGGCCCGATGTGATTTTGTTTGATGAACCCACTTCCTCGCTGGATCCCGAACTGGTGGGTGAAGTGTTGAAGGTGATTAAAGAAGTGACCTCTTCCGGCATCACCTCGCTGCTGGTGACGCACGAGATGCAGTTTGCGAAGAACATTTCAAACCGCATTGTATTTATGGATCAGGGTGTGGTTGCCGCAGAAGGTTCGCCGTCGGAGATTTTTGATCGTCCGACGCTTCCGCGACTGGCTCAGTTCCTGAATTCTGAACGCGTACTCTACTAA
- a CDS encoding transporter substrate-binding domain-containing protein gives MPAITSTLRRFAALGGITLALATAGIGSANADSAVRTIKIATAAESKPLSWGAIGHEPQGYEPDVLKAINAKLPQYKFVMTGAADIAQETGLATGKYDIATGGFYKAPARSKQFLIPDNPMGASLMKIYSRTDSNINTMKDLAGKNIVPVTAGGGVYKFVTQWQQENPNDKVTVKASSAGIPYPDRLKEVQNGKYDALILPSNLGEQTVIDNQKLAIKASEPVSVNNTYVLIHRSDENKALNDDINNTLKELKDDGTLDKLSQKWFGEDIVKYMK, from the coding sequence ATGCCTGCAATCACCTCAACATTACGTCGCTTTGCTGCACTGGGCGGCATCACTCTGGCACTGGCTACTGCCGGGATCGGCTCAGCTAACGCAGACAGCGCGGTACGCACCATTAAAATTGCTACGGCTGCAGAATCCAAGCCGCTGTCATGGGGTGCCATTGGCCATGAACCTCAGGGCTATGAGCCGGACGTGCTCAAGGCGATCAACGCTAAGCTGCCTCAGTACAAATTTGTGATGACGGGTGCTGCTGATATCGCGCAGGAAACCGGTCTGGCGACCGGCAAGTACGATATTGCCACCGGCGGTTTCTATAAAGCGCCTGCCCGCAGTAAACAGTTCCTGATCCCGGACAACCCTATGGGTGCCAGTCTGATGAAGATCTACAGCCGTACAGACAGCAACATCAACACCATGAAAGATCTGGCGGGTAAAAACATCGTGCCGGTAACAGCCGGTGGTGGTGTTTACAAATTCGTTACTCAGTGGCAGCAGGAAAACCCCAACGATAAGGTCACTGTCAAAGCGTCCAGCGCCGGTATTCCTTATCCGGATCGCCTGAAAGAGGTGCAGAACGGCAAGTACGACGCCCTGATCCTGCCTTCCAACCTGGGTGAGCAGACTGTTATCGACAATCAGAAACTCGCCATCAAAGCCAGTGAGCCTGTCTCGGTTAACAATACCTACGTGCTGATCCATCGTTCAGATGAAAATAAAGCGTTGAATGACGATATCAACAATACGCTGAAAGAACTGAAAGATGACGGCACTCTCGACAAGCTTTCGCAGAAATGGTTTGGCGAAGACATTGTTAAATACATGAAGTAA
- a CDS encoding amino acid ABC transporter permease translates to MIPELLSALPLTLAIMFVALIAGFFLALIATALRVRRIPVLSQLADLYVSYARSVPVVLQLFVAFYGIPLVADQFGLDDSLSATVASMLGLSLYHGGYLSEVMRPAFLAVERGQHDAADSMGYTFRQKIIRIIGPQAVHIALPGYGNSIIYLIHNVALVMYIGAADVMATAHLIMERDYNQYQFGTYLVLAVIYSLLCLIAWLIVRFFEKRHAKYTSKTATAKIKFTASV, encoded by the coding sequence ATGATTCCCGAGCTGCTCTCGGCTTTGCCGTTGACGTTAGCGATTATGTTTGTGGCGCTTATCGCCGGGTTTTTCCTCGCGCTGATCGCCACCGCGCTGCGCGTGCGCAGGATCCCCGTACTCAGCCAGCTGGCTGACCTGTACGTCTCTTATGCCCGCAGTGTGCCGGTAGTGCTGCAGCTGTTTGTGGCATTCTACGGCATCCCTCTGGTGGCAGATCAGTTTGGCCTGGACGATTCTCTTTCTGCCACGGTGGCCTCCATGTTAGGTCTGAGCCTTTATCATGGCGGTTATCTTTCTGAAGTGATGCGTCCGGCATTTCTGGCGGTGGAACGGGGCCAGCATGATGCGGCTGACAGCATGGGCTATACCTTCCGTCAGAAGATTATCCGTATTATCGGGCCACAGGCCGTGCACATTGCGCTGCCGGGTTACGGCAATTCGATCATCTACCTTATTCATAATGTCGCGCTGGTGATGTATATCGGTGCCGCCGATGTCATGGCTACAGCTCATCTGATCATGGAGCGGGATTATAATCAGTATCAGTTTGGCACTTACCTGGTGCTGGCGGTGATCTATTCCCTGCTGTGTCTGATCGCCTGGCTAATCGTCCGCTTCTTTGAAAAACGCCATGCGAAGTACACCTCAAAAACCGCCACGGCGAAGATAAAGTTCACGGCAAGCGTCTGA
- a CDS encoding amino acid ABC transporter permease produces the protein MFDFDVLLPDFWSILDAVPVTLAMAVTIFIISTLVGGLFALVEHKRIPVLRQLVVLYKITFKGIPMVVVIFLAYYGLPMALQSVSTLLGIEINAHSMPNWVIIIVALTACVAAFQAEVVKGALNSFDSGQSDAAHSLGYTNGQLFRRVLFPQIIVSAIPDLANSFMVIMKALSLAFAIEVVDIFAQAQLTAALNFYYLEAFLVAVVFYMVIAWVVTKVADKIEAALRVRT, from the coding sequence ATGTTTGATTTTGATGTATTGCTGCCGGACTTCTGGAGCATCCTGGATGCGGTGCCGGTAACCCTGGCGATGGCCGTGACCATCTTTATTATTTCAACGCTGGTAGGTGGCCTGTTTGCCCTTGTGGAACACAAACGGATCCCCGTGCTGCGTCAGCTGGTAGTGCTGTATAAAATCACCTTCAAAGGAATTCCGATGGTGGTGGTGATCTTCCTGGCCTATTACGGTTTACCGATGGCGCTTCAGTCAGTGAGCACATTGCTGGGCATTGAAATCAATGCTCATTCGATGCCGAACTGGGTGATCATCATTGTGGCACTGACCGCCTGTGTGGCCGCTTTTCAGGCAGAAGTGGTCAAGGGGGCGTTAAACTCATTTGATTCCGGTCAGTCTGATGCGGCCCACTCGCTGGGATACACCAACGGCCAGTTGTTCCGCCGCGTGCTGTTTCCTCAGATTATCGTGTCGGCTATACCGGATCTGGCTAACTCCTTTATGGTGATCATGAAGGCGCTGTCGCTGGCTTTTGCTATCGAAGTGGTCGATATCTTTGCTCAGGCACAGCTGACTGCTGCACTGAACTTCTACTACCTGGAAGCTTTCCTGGTGGCCGTGGTGTTTTATATGGTGATAGCCTGGGTAGTGACGAAAGTGGCTGATAAGATCGAAGCCGCGCTGAGAGTCCGGACCTGA
- a CDS encoding CaiF/GrlA family transcriptional regulator, whose amino-acid sequence MAREDNPQTEPSMRKIVKQRNHDSAMIPAGLQEHADKPLYMLIALWCCRQKTWIDRQQISDAFAITERRATFQITYILRHNKRINCQSRKIRGEQTGRIRLQINVQKVDLDRRLKNPEAAAQSSALKLRNGEEHRENLRWVLSRQPPQFK is encoded by the coding sequence ATGGCCAGGGAAGATAATCCACAGACAGAACCTTCGATGCGCAAAATAGTGAAACAACGCAACCATGACAGCGCCATGATCCCTGCGGGGCTGCAGGAACACGCCGACAAGCCGCTCTACATGCTGATTGCACTCTGGTGTTGCAGGCAAAAAACCTGGATAGATCGCCAACAGATATCCGATGCTTTTGCCATCACTGAACGCCGTGCCACTTTTCAGATTACCTATATTCTTCGGCACAATAAGAGGATCAATTGTCAGAGTCGCAAAATACGGGGAGAACAGACCGGCAGGATCAGATTGCAGATCAATGTTCAAAAAGTTGATTTAGACCGGAGGTTAAAAAACCCGGAGGCAGCGGCACAAAGCAGCGCTTTAAAACTGAGAAACGGTGAGGAGCACCGTGAAAATCTGCGTTGGGTGTTAAGCAGACAGCCACCGCAATTTAAATAA